GGTTGGAACAATTTGCTACATTTTATCTGCTACCCCACAACAAACAAAGCTAGTcccatataatatataatatatatgtggTAATTAAATTTACgtagagttttttttgttttgtttttgtttttaacggtACGAAATGTCATGTAAACATGAGCGGCGATAAAACGCTAAATATGGCGCACATGGGGCGGGAACGACGTGATCACGTGACGCGCTTACGTCCAACGTCAATCCGAGCGAAGATGGCGGCTAGCGGTGGCGAGTCTTCTCAGGCTTCGTCCGATGatttatttcaaaacttttacTCGGAGGTATGGTAGAATCGAGTTGTTCTCGTTAAATTTGCCATTCGCTTCATAACAAGAAGCATGTGGCGCTGTTTCTGGTTGTATCCCCGCCGGGGCCTCGCGCATGCGTGAGTCTACAGCTAGCCGGACAAGCTAAACATTGCTAACGATGGAGTAGACTTTGgttttaaatgtgctaaaatcacaAATCAGAACTCTGCGCCGGTTTGTGCTTATTCTTCAACGAAATGTTGCAGAGaaaccttgttttttttgtgtttgtttttaagtcaGATTTACGCTCTGTTGTAATGTAAACACGTGTTTAAATGTGGACTTACAGGTGAAGCAGATCGAGAAGAGAGACTCCGTGTTGACGTCCAAGCAGCAGATTGATCGACTGCTCAGGCCTGGATCGTCTTACTTTAATCTAAACCCCTTTGAGGTAAACATTTTATCCTTGCATCcttcacaaattttttttttttcggagtcATAAATGTTCATTTGCATGTTTAGGTACTGCAAATTGATCCCGATGCAACAGATGTTGACCTAAAGAAAAGATTCAGAGCGGTAAGAAGTTGTTCGGTTTGATTGGCGTgtatccattttttattttattttttttccctaaccaaGACTCCCTTTTACCGCCTCAGTTATCCATTCTGGTCCATCCAGACAAAAACCAGGATGACGCAGACAGAGCACAGCAAGCGTTTGAAGGTACATCATATTTATGTTGCACGTATCAGAGTGTTATTTTGTTACCATCAGTTTCTTTATAGGTTgaaatgattttgtttgttgtaGCTGTCGACAAGGCGTACAAACTCCTTCAGGATCCAGACCAGAAGAAGAGGGCCTTAGATGTCATTCAGGCGGGAATGGAATATGTAGAGCACATGGTGAGTGCATGTCACCAATAGTAGCTTAAACGCTGTCCCGAAGGTTTAATGTCGTGAATTGTGGGCTTTTAGtcattgtttatatatatatatatatatatatatatatatatatatatgttgtttttaCAGTGTTGAATATGGTTGGACAATTttgaaaagcctttttttttttcatcagtattgttttatgcaattttttttttttttctgaggtcTTCTTccgatgtactttttttttaaacaaacaataagTTCATCGATGCTTGTTGTTCTTCGCCCACTACAggtaaaagagaaaaagaaacagttaaaaaaagaagGCAAAGTCCAGATAGTGGAAGAAGACGACCCGGAAGTTGTAAGTGCCAAATGTCAACATGTTGATGTTGAAATGAATTGAGTTGGATACAAATaattcaatattcaaaaacttaaaatatgcaaaaagaaacaaaaacaaaaaagtgaaaattgcCATACGTTCATAAAAtttacccctaaaaaaaaaaaaaaaaatcagaaaattgatagcaaaaaggcagaaacaaatgtaaaaaaaaaaaaaaaagaggcctgaCCACCAAAATGCAAAAACCAGACAGATATTTTCTTGCTGACCCTTGACGGAAGTCATTTCTTGTTTCCTCCACCAGTTCAAGCAAGCCGTGTATAAGCAGACCATGAAACTGTTTGCCGAGCTTGCCATCAAGAGGAAGGAAAGAGAAGCCAAGGACATGCACGAAAGGTAACTTTTAGTTGGTGCTGCATGCTCGAAAAGAATCTTTACAAACTTTTGTTGTGCAGGAAACGGGCGCGAGAGGAAGAAATTGAAGCGGCGGAGAAAGCAAAACGAGACAGAGAATGGCAGAAAAACTTTGAGGTAAATTGAACTGTTTATTGatcgacttttttttctctttttttttttttaaccattgcgTCAAAACACTCGACAGGAAACGAGAGACGGCCGCGTGGACAGTTGGAGGACGTTCCAGGCGAAGGGAAAGAGCAAAGAGAAAAAGAACAGGTCCTTCCTCAAACCCCCCAAAGTCAAGATGGAGCAGAGAGAATGATGTCAAAATGGGACTCGAGTAACTTTTCCATCCCGTGTTATCCCTCCTTTATACGCCCTCGTTCACACTTGTCCAATCATACCTGCCTCATGTAAGTAAACAGTGCATCATCAATATCTTCAGAAATAGTggttggtgactttttttttttttttttaatatatatattcataaaatAAACTTGTCTGAAAAGGGCCtctctgccagtttcactcaggaaaatgcactttttaaatacaggatttaaacaaacaatttacttctcaatttacagctatgggcttctcttcatttctggtggtgatttcatCCTAAATCCCCACACCCCCCAGCGTGTATTTtgccgttttgttttgtaaacagcgggacgtttctgtggaaagacagtatttacacccctccagtcAATCACAGAGCGCGGGTGGGCGAGCTATAAATgggagaagtagtttgtttgtttaaatcctgtgtttaaaaagtgcattttcctgagtgaaagcgGCAGACAGCTCCTTTTTGTGGCGTCTTTATCACTGTACATGTCCACTTGGTCAGCTTACCTAACAATGCTGCATTTCATGTCATCTTGCTGCGGgtttttttgccatttgtgtTTCAATAAATGACATCAAGCCTTGCCAAGTGCAACGTTGAAGTCCTCTTCTTTGACGACTCCTGGCCTGTCTGGAAAAGGGTCCGTCAGCGGTTTACATGACACTGCA
This portion of the Festucalex cinctus isolate MCC-2025b chromosome 19, RoL_Fcin_1.0, whole genome shotgun sequence genome encodes:
- the dnajc8 gene encoding dnaJ homolog subfamily C member 8, producing the protein MAASGGESSQASSDDLFQNFYSEVKQIEKRDSVLTSKQQIDRLLRPGSSYFNLNPFEVLQIDPDATDVDLKKRFRALSILVHPDKNQDDADRAQQAFEAVDKAYKLLQDPDQKKRALDVIQAGMEYVEHMVKEKKKQLKKEGKVQIVEEDDPEVFKQAVYKQTMKLFAELAIKRKEREAKDMHERKRAREEEIEAAEKAKRDREWQKNFEETRDGRVDSWRTFQAKGKSKEKKNRSFLKPPKVKMEQRE